AGCAAAACCATTATTTAAAGGGCATTATCAACCCAGAATTCCAAAGGATTTAGGTTTCTATGATCTACGATTACCTGAAGTAAGAGAGGCTCAAGCTGAATTGGCAAAAGAAGCTGGGATAGAAGGTTTTTGTTATTGGCATTATTGGTTTGGTAATCAAAAAGAACTTTTAGAAAGACCATTTAATGAGGTTGTCAAAAGTGGGAAACCTGATTTCCCTTTTTGCTTGGGTTGGGCAAATCACACATGGTCAAGTAAAACCTGGAAATCTTTAAATACAAAAAAAGATACTATATTAATTAAACAAACCTATCCAGGAAAAGATGATCATATTGAACATTTTTATAAATACCTTAATGCTTTTAACGATAAAAGGTATATTAAAGTAGATGGAAGATTATTATTTGTTATTTTTAGACCACTTGATATTCCTAATGTAAAATTATTTATTAACTTATGGAATGATTTGGCTATAAATAATGGTTTACCGGGATTTTTCTTTGTTGGAGTTACTTATAATACTTCAAATTCGAGATTGTTTTCAAAAGGGAAATTAGATTTTTCATTAGCTAAAACTACAGAAAGTAATGAGCTGTTTAATATGGTTTTAAATGAAGGTTTTGATGCCGTAAATTCTCGAGGTATCATCAGAGCGGAAATTCTTGCTAAAGGAAAGTTTAGAAGGTTGTTAGGCCAGTTTATTCAAAAAAAAATATATTCAGCATACGTAAATAAATATAATTATTCTGACATTATGAAGAACTATTACACTTATGAAGATACATTTAAAAATGTATTTCCTACTATTTTACCTCAATGGGATAGAAGTCCTAGATCAGGTAATGCTAGTGGGATA
This genomic window from Lentimicrobiaceae bacterium contains:
- a CDS encoding glycoside hydrolase family 99-like domain-containing protein, which produces MSELKKARVIAYYLPQFHPIPENDEWWGKGFTEWTNVAKAKPLFKGHYQPRIPKDLGFYDLRLPEVREAQAELAKEAGIEGFCYWHYWFGNQKELLERPFNEVVKSGKPDFPFCLGWANHTWSSKTWKSLNTKKDTILIKQTYPGKDDHIEHFYKYLNAFNDKRYIKVDGRLLFVIFRPLDIPNVKLFINLWNDLAINNGLPGFFFVGVTYNTSNSRLFSKGKLDFSLAKTTESNELFNMVLNEGFDAVNSRGIIRAEILAKGKFRRLLGQFIQKKIYSAYVNKYNYSDIMKNYYTYEDTFKNVFPTILPQWDRSPRSGNASGIYHNSTPELFKNAVENALEVIKGKDYEYKILFLQSWNEWAEGNYMEPDLKYGKGYLNALKEAILY